The following are encoded together in the Carboxydothermus pertinax genome:
- the pgeF gene encoding peptidoglycan editing factor PgeF, with the protein MEYILEEKKRIQLFFFKKFRDFGVDAFFTTRIGGFSTGPYTSLNLALHVGDSRDLVIKNRELLTSIWDLEINSFIVAEQVHGNNIALVDYSDGGRGMKDLSSALKKTDGLITREKNLGLLTFYADCVPLYFLSPTPFIIGVAHAGWRGTLQEIGGKMVTNFVALGAKLENILCGIGPAIGPCCYEVGDDVAQSFSNRGFKNGVIRKDGKNFLNLWEINSEILIKTGIRPQNIELINLCTSCNKDLFFSYRRDFGVTGRMAAGIIKKEVLDENFSSG; encoded by the coding sequence ATGGAGTATATTCTAGAGGAAAAAAAGAGAATACAGCTTTTTTTCTTTAAGAAGTTTCGGGATTTTGGTGTAGATGCCTTTTTTACTACTAGAATAGGTGGCTTTAGTACCGGCCCTTATACCAGCTTAAACTTGGCTCTGCATGTAGGAGATAGCCGTGATCTTGTAATTAAAAACCGGGAACTTTTAACAAGTATTTGGGATTTAGAAATTAATAGTTTTATAGTGGCCGAACAAGTGCATGGGAACAATATTGCCTTGGTGGATTATTCCGATGGAGGCCGGGGCATGAAAGATTTGTCTTCTGCTCTTAAAAAGACCGATGGTTTAATTACCCGGGAGAAAAACCTTGGCCTGTTGACTTTTTATGCTGACTGTGTGCCATTATATTTTTTGTCACCAACCCCCTTTATTATTGGGGTAGCCCATGCCGGCTGGCGGGGTACTCTTCAGGAAATTGGGGGTAAGATGGTTACAAATTTTGTTGCATTGGGGGCAAAGCTAGAAAATATTCTTTGCGGTATTGGTCCGGCTATTGGCCCTTGCTGTTACGAAGTTGGCGATGATGTAGCCCAAAGCTTTTCTAACCGGGGATTTAAAAACGGGGTGATCAGGAAGGATGGAAAAAACTTTTTAAATCTTTGGGAGATAAATTCCGAAATATTAATTAAAACTGGAATTCGGCCGCAAAACATTGAGCTTATTAACCTTTGTACTTCCTGCAATAAAGACCTCTTTTTTTCTTATCGCCGGGATTTTGGGGTAACTGGCCGGATGGCTGCTGGGATCATAAAAAAGGAGGTATTAGATGAAAATTTTAGTAGTGGATGA
- the phoU gene encoding phosphate signaling complex protein PhoU, with translation MTVRQNFDKALNELEQEILRMGSMVERAIYDAVDSLAKQDVNLAQKIIIGDQEINQLETEIEDRLVTLIATQQPIARDLRRIITGIKIITNLERMGDHAVDIARVTKRLAGQPLIKPLVDIPRMAKISQQMVKDGLDAYVRSDVEKAKYMCSLDDEVDHLYSQVFRELLTYMMEDPKTIAQATSLLFVARFLERIADYATNIGEAVIYLVTGERYDLNL, from the coding sequence ATGACAGTTCGTCAAAATTTTGATAAAGCGCTAAACGAGTTAGAACAAGAAATTTTACGGATGGGAAGTATGGTAGAGCGAGCGATTTATGATGCGGTGGATTCTTTAGCTAAACAGGATGTTAATTTAGCCCAAAAGATTATTATCGGAGATCAAGAAATTAATCAGTTAGAAACAGAAATTGAAGACCGCCTGGTTACACTAATTGCCACCCAGCAGCCAATTGCCCGGGATTTACGGCGAATTATTACCGGGATTAAAATTATAACCAATCTAGAACGGATGGGAGACCATGCGGTGGATATTGCCCGGGTTACTAAAAGGTTAGCTGGGCAACCATTAATAAAGCCTTTGGTTGATATTCCGCGAATGGCGAAAATATCCCAACAAATGGTTAAAGACGGTTTAGATGCCTATGTCCGTTCTGATGTGGAGAAAGCCAAATATATGTGTTCTTTAGATGATGAGGTAGATCACCTTTACTCGCAGGTGTTTAGGGAGTTATTAACCTACATGATGGAGGACCCAAAAACTATCGCTCAGGCTACATCGCTTTTATTTGTAGCTCGTTTTTTGGAAAGGATTGCGGATTATGCCACCAATATTGGCGAAGCGGTAATTTACTTAGTTACCGGTGAACGCTATGATTTAAACCTGTAA
- the pnpS gene encoding two-component system histidine kinase PnpS, translating to MRMKLGLLLLFFFNWVVFFLTKEGVITLLDGLLVLAIGYAIFSAFINKINKKLELLNKFTASWREGKYSKISYYNDHEIGKIVDNLNYLLEQLENCKKTVKEEENRLRAILAGINAGVMVLDREGRVILVNKGLEKLFGKLNFTGEPKPLLEVIRNYELEKFLAESLANLKEMSREIEFLLPNSKTILIHATPLKDEQDQKVGLVVVFDDITEERKLEKMRSEFIANVSHELRTPLTSIKGFLETLLDGALEDKTIAKHFLQIMNSETERLTRLIDDLLSLSKIEAKKVDFAPKPLNINDLVQKMKLLFKSRLEEKGLSFVSTVPDDLPPVLADGDMISQVLINLLDNAIKYTPTGGKIELLAKVKEPFVEIAVKDTGIGIPEESQKRIFERFYRVDKARSRELGGTGLGLAIVKHIIDLHNGKVWVESKVGEGSTFGFSLPITQQKED from the coding sequence ATGAGGATGAAGCTAGGGCTATTATTACTTTTTTTCTTTAATTGGGTGGTATTTTTCCTTACAAAAGAAGGAGTAATAACTTTACTGGATGGGCTACTGGTCTTAGCTATTGGTTATGCTATCTTTAGTGCTTTTATTAATAAGATTAACAAAAAACTTGAGCTATTAAATAAATTTACAGCCTCTTGGCGGGAAGGAAAGTATTCGAAAATCAGCTATTACAATGACCATGAAATTGGCAAAATCGTCGACAATTTAAATTATTTATTAGAACAACTGGAGAACTGTAAAAAAACAGTAAAAGAAGAGGAAAATAGGCTTCGGGCTATTTTAGCGGGGATAAATGCTGGAGTAATGGTTTTAGATCGGGAAGGCAGGGTAATTCTCGTTAATAAAGGTTTAGAGAAACTCTTTGGCAAGTTAAACTTTACCGGTGAACCTAAACCATTATTAGAAGTAATCCGCAATTATGAACTAGAAAAATTTTTAGCCGAATCCCTTGCTAATTTAAAAGAGATGTCCCGGGAGATTGAATTTCTATTGCCCAACTCCAAAACCATTTTAATCCATGCAACTCCTTTAAAAGATGAGCAAGACCAAAAGGTTGGTCTGGTAGTGGTCTTTGATGACATAACAGAAGAGCGGAAACTGGAGAAGATGCGCAGTGAGTTTATCGCTAATGTTTCTCATGAACTTAGAACCCCTTTAACTTCTATAAAAGGTTTTTTGGAGACTCTTTTAGATGGAGCTTTAGAAGATAAAACTATTGCCAAGCATTTTTTACAAATAATGAACAGTGAAACCGAAAGACTGACCCGCTTAATTGATGATTTATTAAGCTTATCCAAAATAGAAGCCAAAAAAGTTGATTTTGCTCCAAAACCATTAAATATTAATGATTTGGTGCAGAAAATGAAACTTTTATTTAAAAGTCGCTTAGAAGAAAAGGGACTTAGTTTTGTTTCCACTGTTCCCGATGATTTACCTCCGGTTTTAGCCGATGGAGATATGATAAGTCAGGTTTTAATTAATCTTTTAGATAATGCCATAAAGTATACTCCTACCGGGGGGAAAATTGAGCTTTTGGCTAAAGTAAAGGAACCCTTTGTAGAAATTGCGGTTAAGGATACAGGAATTGGGATTCCTGAAGAGAGCCAAAAGCGCATCTTTGAACGATTTTATCGGGTTGATAAAGCCCGTTCCCGGGAACTGGGGGGCACGGGATTGGGCCTGGCCATTGTCAAGCATATCATTGACCTTCATAACGGAAAGGTTTGGGTGGAGAGCAAAGTGGGAGAGGGGAGCACCTTTGGTTTTAGTTTACCGATAACCCAGCAAAAGGAGGATTAG
- a CDS encoding MBL fold metallo-hydrolase RNA specificity domain-containing protein → MEITFYGAADTVTGSCYLLSFEGRKFLVDCGLFQGSKAIKERNYGDFPFNPSEIEFLLLTHAHIDHAGLIPKLVKQGFKGSIYATEPTVELAAVMLPDSGHVQEIEVERKNRKLRRAGKPEIEPIYTAQDAFLALPYFKKVEIEKPFSPLPGLEVTFFDAGHILGSAMIKLTFNDAGITREVVFSGDLGRNGRPFMKEPETISHADLLLLESTYGNRVRPEEGDLRGLLKVIIEKVYRRNGNLVIPAFAMERTQDIIYILNDLVENKEIPPVDVYIDSPLAVEITKLFKKYPMLFNGEYQEKLRHGDDPLTFPRLYFSITQEDSVKLNNINRAVIISASGMADAGRVRHHLKHNLWRKESAVLLVGYQAQDTLGRKLLDGVKQVKIMGEEIAVKAEIYHYDGLSAHADQEELLEFVGKFRQKPSLIYLVHGEEESRLVLKKLIEEKYQVPCYLPHYQETIPLFRDLTGDPEKMLIDKGINLLKTKKLSANAKALLEKLIGELEN, encoded by the coding sequence ATGGAGATTACCTTTTATGGTGCTGCTGATACCGTTACCGGTTCTTGTTATCTTCTTTCCTTTGAAGGGCGAAAGTTTTTGGTGGATTGTGGACTTTTTCAGGGTTCTAAAGCGATAAAAGAAAGAAATTATGGCGACTTTCCTTTTAACCCGTCGGAAATAGAATTTCTTTTGCTTACCCATGCTCATATTGACCATGCAGGGCTAATTCCAAAACTTGTAAAACAAGGCTTTAAGGGGTCTATTTACGCTACTGAACCAACTGTAGAGCTGGCAGCAGTAATGCTACCCGATAGTGGCCACGTTCAGGAAATTGAAGTGGAAAGAAAAAATAGAAAGCTAAGACGGGCAGGAAAGCCGGAGATTGAGCCAATATATACCGCCCAGGACGCGTTTTTGGCATTACCTTACTTTAAAAAGGTTGAAATTGAAAAACCCTTTTCACCCCTTCCAGGTTTAGAAGTGACTTTTTTTGATGCAGGCCATATCCTGGGTTCGGCAATGATTAAACTAACTTTTAACGATGCGGGAATTACGCGGGAAGTAGTTTTTTCAGGGGATTTAGGCCGCAATGGTAGACCTTTTATGAAGGAACCGGAAACTATTTCCCACGCGGATCTTCTTTTGCTGGAAAGTACTTATGGAAACCGGGTGCGCCCAGAGGAAGGGGATTTAAGGGGTCTTTTAAAAGTCATAATTGAGAAAGTTTACAGGAGAAATGGTAATTTGGTTATCCCGGCCTTTGCTATGGAACGCACTCAGGATATTATTTATATTTTAAACGACCTGGTGGAAAATAAAGAAATACCGCCAGTAGACGTTTATATTGATAGCCCCTTAGCGGTGGAAATAACTAAACTTTTTAAAAAATATCCAATGCTTTTTAATGGAGAATATCAGGAAAAACTTCGCCATGGAGATGACCCCCTAACTTTTCCCCGGCTGTATTTTTCTATAACTCAGGAAGATTCGGTAAAACTAAATAATATAAATCGGGCGGTGATTATTTCGGCTTCGGGTATGGCGGATGCTGGAAGAGTTCGCCACCATTTAAAACATAATTTATGGCGGAAAGAATCGGCAGTTTTACTGGTAGGATATCAGGCGCAAGATACTTTGGGCCGGAAGTTGTTAGATGGGGTAAAACAGGTTAAAATTATGGGTGAAGAGATAGCGGTAAAAGCGGAAATATACCATTATGATGGTTTATCAGCCCACGCTGATCAAGAAGAACTTTTAGAGTTTGTTGGAAAGTTTAGACAAAAACCCTCATTAATTTATCTAGTGCATGGTGAAGAAGAGTCAAGGCTGGTTTTAAAAAAGTTAATTGAAGAAAAATATCAAGTACCATGCTATCTTCCCCACTACCAGGAAACAATTCCTTTGTTTAGAGATTTAACTGGAGATCCGGAGAAAATGTTAATAGATAAAGGAATTAATTTATTAAAAACCAAAAAACTAAGTGCAAATGCTAAAGCTTTACTGGAAAAATTAATTGGGGAGTTAGAAAATTAA
- a CDS encoding response regulator transcription factor codes for MKILVVDDETPIVELIKFNLEREGYKVLEAYDGIRALEIIKKELPDLIILDIMLPGMSGLEVCKNIRNNEKTAEIPIIMLSARGEEVDKILGLELGADDYMVKPFSPRELVARVKARLRRLEGREGKKEGVIKIKDIVIDQEKFAVYVKGQKMDFTPKEFELLKLLASNPGKVFTREYLLEKIWGYEFLGDTRTVDVHIRHIRQKIEDNPAEPVYIETVRGVGYRFGEEKK; via the coding sequence ATGAAAATTTTAGTAGTGGATGATGAAACACCTATTGTGGAATTAATAAAATTTAATTTGGAGCGGGAAGGTTATAAAGTTTTAGAAGCCTACGATGGTATACGGGCCCTAGAAATTATCAAAAAGGAGTTACCGGATTTAATTATTCTCGATATTATGCTTCCGGGAATGAGTGGGCTTGAAGTGTGTAAAAATATCCGGAATAACGAAAAAACTGCTGAGATACCTATAATTATGCTAAGTGCTCGGGGGGAGGAAGTAGATAAAATTTTAGGCCTAGAACTTGGTGCCGACGATTATATGGTTAAACCCTTTTCCCCCCGGGAGCTGGTGGCCAGGGTAAAAGCAAGACTTCGAAGATTGGAAGGACGGGAAGGCAAAAAAGAAGGTGTTATTAAAATAAAGGATATTGTCATTGATCAGGAAAAATTTGCTGTCTATGTTAAAGGACAAAAAATGGATTTTACTCCCAAAGAATTTGAACTTTTAAAGCTCTTAGCCAGTAACCCTGGCAAAGTATTTACCCGGGAGTATCTTCTAGAAAAAATCTGGGGATACGAGTTTTTAGGGGATACCCGTACAGTAGATGTCCATATCCGGCATATCCGGCAGAAGATCGAAGACAACCCCGCAGAACCGGTATATATTGAAACGGTCCGGGGAGTTGGCTATCGCTTTGGTGAGGAAAAGAAATGA
- a CDS encoding HlyD family efflux transporter periplasmic adaptor subunit: MPTRKVVAFKRKKKSYKAVFFYSLLGVLIFFIFLNFGKNLLVQYLNPVGYLEWQVIEEGIKGEGYLFKKEVLVYAQASGIIKTKKTWSKVRKGDIVLEIEDTSNHALTKMKAPMNGIFVPVTDGLEFIGPDNLENINPEKIFQLYKPTVLGNEVVEGQPVGKIIDNLDTVILALPGVEKKGLFREGQDYQIKINDDLEVKAEFLRFSSGNALFSLPFYPDELLKLRKVKVFVNTSEKGGFLVPKSALRSIANKTYLYTLKNEEVVLTPVKIIKNFENNVLVEGEKESKDELLGKKYLIRPFLVRPGDKIYINT, from the coding sequence ATGCCAACGAGAAAAGTGGTAGCATTTAAGAGGAAAAAGAAATCCTATAAAGCTGTCTTTTTTTACAGCTTGCTTGGGGTTCTTATCTTTTTTATTTTTTTAAACTTTGGGAAAAACCTTTTGGTACAGTACTTAAACCCAGTTGGTTATCTTGAATGGCAGGTAATAGAAGAAGGGATAAAGGGAGAAGGCTATCTTTTTAAAAAAGAAGTGCTGGTTTATGCCCAGGCTTCGGGGATAATTAAGACTAAAAAAACCTGGAGTAAAGTTCGAAAAGGGGATATTGTACTGGAGATAGAGGATACTTCCAATCACGCTTTAACTAAAATGAAAGCCCCAATGAATGGTATATTTGTACCCGTAACTGATGGGTTGGAATTTATAGGTCCTGATAATCTGGAAAATATTAACCCAGAAAAAATTTTCCAGCTTTATAAACCTACGGTTCTGGGAAATGAGGTGGTAGAAGGGCAACCGGTGGGGAAGATTATTGATAACTTAGATACTGTGATTTTAGCTCTACCGGGGGTAGAAAAAAAAGGGTTATTTAGGGAAGGCCAGGATTATCAAATTAAAATTAATGATGATCTTGAGGTAAAAGCGGAGTTTTTAAGGTTTTCTTCGGGGAATGCTTTGTTTTCCCTTCCCTTTTATCCCGATGAACTGTTGAAATTAAGAAAAGTAAAGGTATTTGTGAATACCTCTGAAAAGGGTGGTTTTTTGGTTCCCAAATCGGCTTTAAGGTCGATTGCCAATAAAACTTATCTTTATACCTTAAAAAATGAAGAAGTAGTGCTTACTCCGGTAAAAATTATCAAGAACTTTGAAAATAATGTTTTGGTAGAAGGAGAAAAGGAAAGTAAGGACGAATTATTAGGAAAGAAATATCTTATCCGTCCTTTTCTTGTCCGACCGGGGGACAAGATTTATATTAACACATAA
- the nrdG gene encoding anaerobic ribonucleoside-triphosphate reductase activating protein, with product MAKLRIAGITRESVTDGPGIRLVVYTQGCPHRCEGCHNPETWDVSGGYEIDSEKILELIANNPLLAGLTVSGGEPFLQEKNLLELVLKVADLGRNTVIYTGYTFEELMKISEKKPEVLEILQTADYLVDGRFLQDLKNLKLPFRGSSNQRFIDLKKTFSQKQIVECQWE from the coding sequence ATGGCTAAACTAAGGATAGCTGGTATTACCCGGGAAAGTGTAACCGATGGTCCGGGGATACGCTTGGTTGTTTATACTCAGGGATGTCCCCACCGGTGTGAAGGGTGTCATAATCCGGAAACCTGGGATGTTTCAGGCGGTTATGAAATCGATAGTGAGAAGATTTTAGAACTTATTGCCAATAACCCTCTGCTTGCCGGCTTAACCGTTTCCGGAGGAGAGCCATTTTTACAGGAAAAGAATTTACTGGAACTTGTACTTAAAGTGGCTGATCTTGGGAGAAATACGGTAATTTATACTGGTTATACCTTTGAAGAGTTAATGAAAATTAGCGAAAAAAAGCCGGAGGTTTTAGAAATTTTGCAAACAGCTGATTATTTAGTTGATGGAAGGTTTCTTCAAGACTTAAAAAACCTTAAACTTCCTTTCAGGGGTTCTTCTAACCAGCGGTTTATTGATTTAAAGAAAACCTTTAGCCAAAAACAAATAGTTGAGTGCCAGTGGGAGTAA